A single window of Terriglobales bacterium DNA harbors:
- a CDS encoding HU family DNA-binding protein → MTKTQLVRHMAEKIETSNKTAAAFLDALCDTAIKETKKSGVFVLPGLGRLKKVQRKARMGRNPQTGEAIKIPAKTTAKFYLAKAVKDAIAPKK, encoded by the coding sequence ATGACCAAGACACAACTCGTCCGTCACATGGCCGAGAAGATTGAAACCAGCAACAAGACCGCGGCCGCGTTCCTGGACGCGCTCTGCGACACCGCCATCAAGGAGACCAAGAAGAGCGGCGTGTTCGTGCTGCCCGGTCTGGGCCGCCTGAAGAAGGTGCAGCGCAAGGCGCGCATGGGCCGCAACCCGCAGACCGGCGAGGCCATCAAAATCCCCGCCAAGACCACCGCCAAGTTCTATCTCGCGAAGGCCGTGAAAGACGCCATCGCTCCCAAGAAGTAA
- a CDS encoding c-type cytochrome, with protein sequence MLGTRLIILLIAFALPALAQDADLARGEEIARTKCDTCHTLRNAGKPVVGFLAGGKVFGSVASHNLTPDPSGIPYFDEKLFFEALRESKVGARKLKPVMLPVVKRLSDDDLRALFAYLKTIPPVRHRVDNTEPPTFCKLCKQRHGAGDRN encoded by the coding sequence ATGCTCGGCACGCGCCTCATCATCCTCTTAATCGCCTTCGCCCTCCCCGCCCTTGCCCAGGACGCCGACCTCGCCCGCGGGGAAGAGATCGCGCGCACCAAGTGCGACACCTGTCACACCCTGCGCAACGCCGGCAAGCCGGTGGTCGGTTTTCTGGCAGGTGGGAAAGTCTTCGGGTCGGTGGCCTCCCACAATCTCACCCCCGATCCCTCCGGCATTCCCTACTTTGACGAGAAACTTTTCTTCGAGGCGCTGCGCGAGAGCAAGGTAGGCGCGCGCAAGCTCAAACCCGTCATGCTTCCCGTCGTCAAGAGGCTCTCTGACGACGACTTGCGCGCCCTCTTCGCCTATCTCAAGACCATCCCGCCGGTGCGGCATCGCGTGGACAACACCGAGCCGCCCACCTTCTGCAAGCTCTGTAAGCAGCGCCACGGCGCCGGCGACAGGAACTGA
- a CDS encoding YceI family protein, which produces MKRVATLVCILLAAAGTAVGQQPRAVDAERSRMTVRVFRGGLFGFAGHNHEIRAPIASGTVDEATGKVEIRVDARQLLVLDPDVDAKERQEVQETMHGPKVLDSGRYPEIRFHSTEAQKSGDEWLVRGELTLHGQSKPVEVRVKGGQGRYTGTASVKQKDFGMEPVSVAGGTIKVKNEVKVEFEIVLK; this is translated from the coding sequence ATGAAGCGAGTGGCCACCCTGGTGTGCATCCTGCTGGCCGCGGCCGGAACGGCCGTGGGGCAGCAGCCGCGCGCGGTGGATGCCGAGCGCTCACGGATGACGGTGCGGGTATTCCGCGGCGGGCTGTTCGGTTTTGCCGGACACAACCACGAGATACGGGCGCCGATCGCTAGCGGAACTGTGGACGAAGCCACCGGAAAGGTGGAGATTCGGGTGGACGCGCGGCAGTTGCTGGTGCTCGATCCGGATGTGGATGCGAAAGAGCGCCAGGAAGTCCAGGAGACCATGCACGGGCCCAAGGTGCTCGACAGCGGGCGCTATCCGGAGATCCGTTTTCATTCGACCGAGGCGCAGAAAAGCGGCGATGAATGGCTGGTGCGGGGCGAACTGACGCTACATGGGCAATCGAAGCCGGTGGAGGTGCGGGTGAAAGGCGGCCAGGGGCGCTACACGGGTACGGCGAGCGTGAAGCAGAAGGATTTCGGGATGGAGCCGGTGAGCGTGGCTGGCGGGACGATCAAAGTGAAGAATGAGGTGAAGGTGGAGTTCGAGATTGTGTTGAAGTGA